The Mustelus asterias unplaced genomic scaffold, sMusAst1.hap1.1 HAP1_SCAFFOLD_4262, whole genome shotgun sequence genome segment tcagactaacgggggagagagagagagagcgcgcgtcagactaacaggagagagagagagagcatcagactaacgggggagagagagagagagcgcgcgtcagactaacaggagagagagagagagcatcagactaacgggggagagagagagagagagcgtcagactaacgggggagagagagagagagcgcgtcagactaacggggagagagagagcgcgcgtcaGACTaacgggagagagaaagagagagcgtcagactaacgggggagagagagagagagcgcgtcagactaacaggagagagagagagagcatcagactaacgggggagagagagagagagcatcagactaacgggggagagagagagagagcgcgcgtcagactaacgggagagagagagagagagcgtcaggctAACGGGGGAGAAAGAGAGCGTCAGActaacgggggagagagagagagcgcgtcaGACTaacgggagagagaaagagagagcgtcaGGCTAACGGGGGAGAAAGAGAGCGTCAGActaacgggggagagagagagagagagcgcgtcaGACTAacgggagaaagaaagagagagcgtCAGGCTAACGGGGGAGAAAGAGAGCGTCAGactaacaggagagagagagagaaagagagagcatcaGACtaacgggggaaagagagagagagtgcgtcagactagcaggggagagagagagagagagagagcatcagacgaacgggggaaagagagagagagtgcgtcagactagcaggggagagagagaaagagagagcatcaGACtaacgggggaaagagagagagagtgcgtcagactagcaggggagagagagagagagagagcgcgcgtgtcaGACCGACAGGGGTAGGaaaaaagagagaaacagagagaccatCAGACAAAGGGGAGGGAAAAGGGGactggaacagagagagtgaggtgggggAGTGAGACGGGGGAGTGAGACAGATGGAGAAAGATCAAAGCATCAGGCGAATGTGGTAAATGTCATTATAAATGTCAGCCCTGTCTTTAACCACAGGCACTAATGTATTGGGGTAATGTAgtcaggtcagtgctgagggagtgccgcactgtcagagggtcagtgctgagggagtgccgcactgtcagagggtcagtgctgagggagtgccgcactgtcagagggtcagtgctgagggagcgccgcactgtcagagggtcagtactgagggagtgccgcactgtcagagggtcagtgctgagggagtgctgcactgtcagagggtcagtgctgagggagcgccgcactgtcagagggtcagtgctgagggagtgctgcactgtcagagggtcagtgctgagggagcgccgcactgtcagagggtcagtactgagggagtgccgcactgtcagagggtcagtactgagggagtgccgcactgtcagagggtcagtgctgagggagtgccgcactgtcagagggtcagtgctgagggagtgccgcactgtcagagggtcagtgctgagggagtgccgcactgtcagagggtcagtgctgagggagtgccgcactgtcagagggtcagtgctgagggagcgccgcactgtcagagggtcagtactgagggagtgccgcactgtcagagggtcagtactgagggagtgctgcactgtcagagggtcagtgctgagggagtgccgcactgtcagagggtcagtgctgagggagtgccgcactgtcagagggtcagtgctgagggagtgctgcactgtcagagggtcagtgctgagagagtgccgcactgtcagagggtcagtgctgagggagtgccgcactgtcagagggtcagtgctgagggagtgccgcactgtcagagggtcagtgctgagggagtgccgcactgtcagagggtcagtgctgagggagtgccgcactgtcagagggtcagtgctgagggagtgccgcactgtcagagggtcagtgctgagggagtgccgcactgtcagagggtcagtactgagggagtgccgcactgtcagagggtcagtgctgagggagtgccgcactgtcagagggtcagtgctgagggagtgccgcactgtcagagggtcagtgctgagggagtgccgcactgtcagagggtcagtgctgagggagcgccgcactgtcagagggtcagtactgagggagtgccgcactgtcagagggtcagtgctgagggagtgctgcactgtcagagggtcagtgctgagggagcgccgcactgtcagagggtcagtgctgagggagtgctgcactgtcagagggtcagtgctgagggagcgccgcactgtcagagggtcagtactgagggagtgccgcactgtcagagggtcagtactgagggagtgctgcactgtcagagggtcagtgctgagggagtgccgcactgtcagagggtcagtgctgagggagtgccgcactgtcagagggtcagtgctgagggagtgccgcactgtcagagggtcagtgctgagggagtgccgcactgtcagagggccgctGTCGCCCGGCCAACCTACCGGTGATGACCTCATTGAGGTCCATGTCTCGTGCCTTCCTGAGCAGGCGGACAAGCGCGGGGACGCCGTCGCAGTTCTTGATGGCCTTCTTGTTGTCGGGGTCACGGCCGTACGAGATGTTCTTGAGGGCCCCACAGGCGCCATGGTGGACCTCCTTCTTGGGGTGGTCGAGTAGCTCCACCAGCACGGGGATGCCCTTGAGGCGCCGCACCTCAGTCTTCACCTTGTCGTTGCggtaacacaggtgctggaggTAGGCGGCCGCGTTCAACTTCACCGCGTCCAGCTTGTAATTCAGCATGGCAATCACCTCGGGGAGCTCCGGCTGCCGCCACACCGCCGGGTCTTTGCGGGCGCTCTGCAGGCTGGCCATGCTGCCCGCCCGTTCCTGCTGGGCCAGGGGGGCCCAGTAATAGCCCTCGTGCTCCGAGCGCATGTCATCTGACAGCGGGTCGTCAAAGCTCCTGCTTTGGGAAGCAAGACCACGACAGGACATTAGGAACCCGCGGCAAGTCAAAGTACCCAGCCCGGTCCCCCGTCCCTGCCAACCACCCTGCCCCCCCATAAACCGAAGACCACCATAGGAGTGGAATTTGGACATCAACAATATGATCGTTAATGGAAGAGTTTGGTGTCGAGAGAGGGACGATCCTTTGAGTCCTGATGAGACGGCtatgttttaaactgtcttcCTTAACTGAAGGAAAATTGAGTTGTTAGGTTTCAGGCAGGTGAAAGGGGGATATGACCTCCTGGCAAATCTGCTCAGGGACAAGCCCATGTGATCGGGGTGCTCTGGAGACAAAAACTCAAATCAACGTCTATTTTCACACAAGGACCGACAGAAAAGGGACGGCTGGTTTTCTGgaaattgttggggggggggggaaagagtgggtttTTCACTCAGTCAGAGATCTGGGGGGTAAATGAAAATGGCTGCTGCCACGCCAGCTGCAAAAAGGCAGGTGTCAATCGCCAAGCAGGATGCTGGTGGGAACAAAAGCCCTGTTGAAGAGATGTTGTGGAGATTTGTAGATCCCCAGATTGGTAGTGGCTGCCCTGCTGCCGAAAGTCATTCTCAATCAAACTCAGGATCGACTGAGGTGACTTCGAGAATGACGCTGAAAAACTAACCTGGGtgtggcagggggagagagagcgcctGCCAAAACCAGCGAAGGAAGCAGACAAACTGTCAGAATGCGACACATTAACTGGGAGTGTGGTGTAAAGTATAAACATGGTGTGGAGTTTGGACTTATgttaactgggggggggggggggggggggggtgttgccgaggggggcggggaggaagaAGGAGCGTGGGGTGCACCTTTTCTGGACTTGTGTCTCAACAGCGTGTTGTATAATGTTTGCTCAATGTTGGTTTTAATTTGTTGCAGGAAAAAAGTCGTAAAATGAGAAACCTTCGCTCGCGATTCCGTGCATCGGTCATGGGGAAATTCCCTCTCCTTTCCAAGGAGAATTGGTCTCCAAAAGAGGAGGGGGATGTGTGGAGACACACACTCAACGTAATGTTgatagagctttactctgtatctaaccccgtgctgtacctgtcctgggagtgtttgatgggggacagtgtagagggagctttactctgtatctaaccccgtgctgtacctgtcctgggagtgtttgatggggacagtgtagagggagctttactctgtatctaaccccgtgctgtacctgtcctgggagtgtttgatggggacagtgtagagggagctttactctgtatctaaccccgtgctgtacctgtcctgggagtgtttgatgggggacagtgtagagggagctttactctgtatctaacccggtgctgtacctgtcctgggagtgtttgatggggacagtgtagagggagctttactctgtatctaacccggtgctgtacctgtcctgggagtgtttgatggggacagtgggtaTATTGgtgtgaaggaggggggggggggggggggggagcccggCCCTTCATTTACCTGCGGAGGTTGCGGATGCGGAGGTCGGACGGGGTGGCTGAGCGTTTGGCCGTCTGGTAGTCGTGCGCGAGGCCGTAATCGGGTTCATCGTAGCCCACGCTGCGTTCATCGTCCTCCAGCCCATACGGCTCGGAGAAGAACCTCTCAGGGTGCGACTGGTTCAGGTTGAAGTTGCTGCCCCCTCCCCGCACCTGGGGCTGGGCCCCGTAGACGTCTAGCCGGCCTGGCCCCCGGTGATAGCCGTCCACAACCGGCTGGTAACGCTGATCGATTCGGGCGCCCCGCGACAGGCTGCCGTAACCCTCCAGCGCCGGGTCCCCGTAGCCCAGCCGCTGGCCCTGCGGCCTCCCATACGCCTCCTGGTAGGAGTAGCCCCTCGGCACAGTGGAGCTGCCCTGGGGCATGAGGTAACTCTCGCCGTTGGTGCGGAACTTTCTGTCCAGGGTCTGGGTGTAGCCCCCCTGGACGGAGGAACCGTCCAAGGAGAGCTGATCACCCGGCAACTCGTGCACCATCCGGGTGGTAACCGTCTTTATCACCTTCTTCACCTGGGCAACAGCGGGAAGAATTCatcagggtgggaggagggggagagagagagggggggggggggagacagcaacagagtggggggaagagacagagggggggcgggggagagacagcaacagaggggggggggcagagagacagagacagggagggggtgggtgagagacagagaccaggttggcgggggggggggggtagagagagcaCAAAAATTAGTTCCAGGATCGTTGCAATTTTGTTTCCTTCAAAATcgaccacccaccctccccaataCCCCGCTCTCCTAAACCCTTTTTGGGGCTTAAAAGACCAGGACATAATCTCATTGAACGGTGGGGTattcttgaggggctgaatgacctcctcctgttcctgtgtaagaggctggagaaggggctgaatggggcctcctcctgttcctgtgtaacaggctggagaaggggctgaatggcctcctcccgagtGAAGACATGTTgcttcatctcagtccaaaatggccgacCCCTCATCCTGGGACTGTGACTCCCAATCCCTCCCCCGGGCCGAGACTCTCCCATCTGGGTGGAGGGGTAACCACCCCTCAGAAGCAAACCCGTTAATTTACCATCGCCTCGATTGAATTTCCCCCTCAATCTTCCCCACTCCGAGGAGAATGATCCCAGCTCCTCCCGCACTGACTGAAGTTCCACATCGCTGGCACAATGTGATACGATAGTCCTTGCCCTTACCGCGACTTCTGGGTTAAGCTTTTCTGGGCCGAGCCTCGGGAGTCCACTGATGTTCCACTTCTGCCTCTGCGCCACGTGAGGGCCctgacatctccaacaagagagaatctaaccatctaccctcttgacattcaatggcattcccatcgctgaatcccctctcccactgtcaacatcctgggagttaccactgaccagacactgaactggacccagccgtataaacacagtggctcccagagcaggtcagaggctgggaatcctgcggagagtaactcacctcctgactccccccaaagcctgtccaccatctacaaggacacagtcaggagtgtgatggaacactctccactcacctggatgggtgcggctcccaacaacactcgagaagctcaacaccatccaggacaaagcagccccgctcgatcgacacgctaaccacaaacactcactccctccacccccgacgcacagtgacagccgtgtgtaccatctacaagatgcaccgcaacgactcaccaaggctccttaggcagcaccttccaaacccaccacctctaccatctagaaggacaagggcagca includes the following:
- the LOC144491031 gene encoding catenin delta-1-like, encoding MDDSDVESTASILASVKEQEAQFEKLTRALEDERRGVSLQLQRVKLGPEGMGLPAVANGNGTLSWRWQTQNGLLAGDAETEHILSAETRVKGPQDHQLQYNTVTMMQEPSPYIEETVTVEEDPDQAPSVISVEMDEDGTTRRTETTVKKVIKTVTTRMVHELPGDQLSLDGSSVQGGYTQTLDRKFRTNGESYLMPQGSSTVPRGYSYQEAYGRPQGQRLGYGDPALEGYGSLSRGARIDQRYQPVVDGYHRGPGRLDVYGAQPQVRGGGSNFNLNQSHPERFFSEPYGLEDDERSVGYDEPDYGLAHDYQTAKRSATPSDLRIRNLRRSFDDPLSDDMRSEHEGYYWAPLAQQERAGSMASLQSARKDPAVWRQPELPEVIAMLNYKLDAVKLNAAAYLQHLCYRNDKVKTEVRRLKGIPVLVELLDHPKKEVHHGACGALKNISYGRDPDNKKAIKNCDGVPALVRLLRKARDMDLNEVITGTLWNLSSHDAVKMEIVEHAVPALCDEVIIPHSGWENEPNEDSKPRHVEWEGVLTNTAGCLRNVSSEKKEARQKLRECSGLVDSLMHIVQSEINQKDVDSK